The DNA window AATCACGCCGAGCACTTCTCGCTCATCGAGCCAAGAGGACTTTTATTGTTAAAGAAAACTCAGCCTGTGAACATTCGGCCGCTTTCACAGCAAAGAAAACAACGTTTGACTCTGAATACATGTTCACGGTCGCCATGACGACGTGCTCCGTGCTGCAACAACTTCCATGTCGAGGCAGGTCCAAACCGTGCAGGCTGTTGGGCGTGACTGTCATGTTCTAGTGCGTCTTCCTTTTAAAGAAAGCGGTCGATAATAATCCATTAAAGTGAGCTCCTCCTGAAACCGTCCACCACACACTTTTAATGTAATGATATTTTCTCGCCCTTCATCGGCGCAGTGTGAGAGTGTTGTCGTGCAGCAGGTGAAGCGGGCGTGTTGATGTTTTGGATTTGGCTGGGCGCCATTGTTGCTGCTCGTCTAACCGCCTGTAAacacagcgtgtgtgtgtgtgacgctcTGATTGTTCCAAAGGTCACTGAAGGGGTCGTTTCGCTCTGCTCATTTCTaaatcaaggtttttttttttgcctcctcATATTAGTCACAAGTACGTCAAGTTAATGTTGCAATGGTGACATAGCCTACTCTCCATTTGTGTGGTGCATTCAAGTTCCCGTTTTTAAGGATGATACATTTactgccgtgtgtgtgtgtgtgtgtgtgtgtgtgtgtgtgtgtgtgtgtgtgtgtgtgtgtgtgtgtgtgtgtgtgtgtgtgtgtgtgtgtgtgtgtgtgtgtgtgtgtgtgtgtgtgtgtgtgtgtgtgtgtgtgtgtgtgtgtgtgtgtgtgtgtgtgtgtgtgtgtgtgtgtgtgtgtgtgtgtgtgtgtgtgtgtgtgtgtgtgtgtgtgtgtgtgtgtgtgtgtgtgtgtgtgtgtgtgtgtgtgtgtgtgtgtgtgtgtgtgtgtgtgtgtgtgtgtgtgtgtgtgtgtgtgtgtgtgtgtgttcctcctAATGGATCTGCTCACACCCAATAAAGTTTCAAAAGTGTGCGTGGGCAGTGCACAGATTGGAATGATGCATTCAAGTGCAGTGGTAAAGGCTGTAAACGTGAGTCTCCTTGTGGAGAGAAGGAGCTAAATGTCCTGCGACGGAGTTCTGGACGGATCAGGAACATGACCCAGCTGGACGTGGAAGAGGAGCCAGAGGACTCTTGTTCTTAGTGTTAATACAAGGTTTGGTCAGAGCGGTGGATGATGAGGTATCACATTACCTCTGACTCACTGGCATCGAGCCCTCGCAGCTAATAATGAGTCAGGATGAAAGTCTGCGCTGCTGATGAGCCTGCATTACGAGTAATGGCCGCCCTGATTGCATTGAAACTTTGGCACACGATGAAACAAACGTCTGctgagaaaaaatgaaaagttgaGTGTGTGACAAAAAGAAGGTGAAGCCATGAAAAAAGAGAAGCGAGGCGTCAGGAGTGAGTCATGGAGCTGAACAGGGGCTTTCCTCTGCTGCAGCTTTGTTTACCATGAAGTCATCGCAGCGCGCCGCAGCAGAATGTCTGAAATGCCTCGGAGCAGCGCTGCTTGGGGGCCCGGCGTGTGTGAATATAACAAGAAGGTGTTTCTAGTGGAAGCTggaggtctctctctctctctctctctctctgtctctgtctctgtctctgtctctgtctctgtctctctctctctgtctctctctctcttcccccccccgaGGCGGTCGAGTCGTGCGCGCTCACAGCAGCATTGTTGGTTCCCTTGTGACCGCGGGCGCAGGGCGATGTGAAACGTGTAAGCTGATATCGGTGTGAGCGCTACACCAACCCTGAGAGAGACAAAGCGTTTTCAGGAGCGCTGAAATCAAGACAGGCCCTCCAGAGTGAAGCCAGCAGACTTCAgactctctctgtttctgtgtctctctctctctgtctgtctctctctgtctctctctctgtctctctctctgtctctctctctctctctctctctgtctctgtctctctctctgtctctctctctgtctctgtctctctctctctctctctgtctctctctctctctctctctctgtctctgtctctctctctgtctctctctgtctgtctctctctgtctgtctctctctgtctctctctctgtctctctctctgtctgtctctctctgtctctctctctgtctctctctctctctgtctctgtctctctctctgtctctctctgtctgtctctctctgtctctctctctgtctctctctctctctctctctctgtctctgtctctctctctgtctctctctctctgtctctctctgtctgtctctctctgtctgtctctctctgtctctctctctgtctctctctctgtctctctctgtgtctctgtctctctctctgtctctctctctctctctctctctgtctctctctctctctctctctctctctgtctctgtctctctctctgtctctctctctctctctctgtctctgtctctctctctgtctctctctctctctctctctctctctctctgtctctctctctctctctctNNNNNNNNNNNNNNNNNNNNNNNNNNNNNNNNNNNNNNNNNNNNNNNNNNNNNNNNNNNNNNNNNNNNNNNNNNNNNNNNNNNNNNNNNNNNNNNNNNNNNNNNNNNNNNNNNNNNNNNNNNNNNNNNNNNNNNNNNNNNNNNNNNNNNNNNNNNNNNNNNNNNNNNNNNNNNNNNNNNNNNNNNNNNNNNNNNNNNNNNACTAACAAACAGGACAACAGAGACTTGGAGACGGCCAACAGCATCAACAGGATGGACTACATCGTATAGCAGACGCTGTGTTGCCGTGCAACCAAGCCTAATGCCTTCACACCCCGGTGGTGGGTGGagcgagggggaggagggggggggggggggggtgcggcGGTGACCCCGCAGTATTGCCCGTGTTAATTTAAGTTTTGACAAGCTGGCTTACACTGCAGTGACGGTTGCTTTGGTTGGCTGGAGACACGAGGCACTGGTAAACATTTCACTGTAGACGTTCTTCAACATGTCCGCCTCTGcatttcacttcttcttctgtttttaaaacgaGCGGACACGTGGAAAGCGGCGCCCGGCGTGATTGTTGTGACAATGACTAAAAAACGACCCCGACGTGTTGAAACGACACTCGAGCGAGCTCTTcccactttgtgttttctttttctacacCCGCTTGGAGGAAAGTGCCTTTTCAGCTTTTAGACTTCAGCAACTGTCgagaatgaggaaaaaaaagatcaactctattatttatttttattttgggggggggatgACCTGCGGGGGGGATGacctgcggggggggggggggggagttcaATGTCAGCAGTTGCTGCCAATATGAAGAATTTATGTGTCGATTTAGATCCTGTAgatatgtacattttttttattaatcattgtgtatatttgatttattaacTTAATAATCAAGAGCCTAAGATATcattcctttttatttattgttctgTCTAGTTTGAAGGTTTGGATCAGCCGTGGAAACCGACCATTTctttcattactttttttttaagccaaattTTTCAAAGCAGACAAAGGACGGGCGCTTTTTCACGCCCGAGAGAGAAAGACGTTTCATTCTGTTTCACACTTTTTCACTTTCATTATTTGTTGCTGCGACCTCGGTCGAAGACGACAGAACGCCACGGCTGCTGCGAGGGGACGCACATGGCGGCAGACATATTGCTTGCCGCTAATGGATTAATACTTAagggaacaaaacaaaaagaaaaattccTTCTGCAGCTTAAACCCATCGACACATTTCAAAAGGACTGTGCGTGGCGAGCGGCGTCAACACGCCACGCCACGGTTCCCATCTGCTTTAGGCGGCGTGGATCTCCTGAGCTCGGAGCGTGAGTACTTgaagagaagagggggggggggggggcgatggGAACACACTGCCAGAGTCCGCTTGTTTCTGTgcacatttgtttctttttaaaaaaaacttctgagGCTCTtaagacaaacatgttttatctcATCTGTCAACGCTTTGAGATCACGCCGacattttgtccctttttgACTTTGTGTTATGAACTTGAGAATTATGTGTGATCTGGCAATATATTTTTGAAgtcatatttattaaatattttgtatGAAAAGAGAATTAAGTTGTCTTTGTTCATGAGAGAGAGTAACGAGTCTGTCCTGTGACGCATCCAGGACCGCCGCTGCTGCCATGGCAACCGCCGCTGGAGACGCATCGTAGACCCCGAGCGCGGTCCTCTGTTTCGATGTGTTTACGGCTCCTCGAGCTCAAGTCAGTCCTGGACACCTGCAGAAAAGTATTCCTGGAGAAGCCGAATTTGTagatatctagatattttcagattGTGACAGCGGCTTCAGATACCCGCGCTCGTCATGATCCTCTTATTGACTCGTTGGGATTTAAACCgaaaatgtttgaaacaagCAGCCGGAGACGCCTCTCGTGTGGCGTTTGTACTGATGAAGATCTTCTTAAAGATCTGTTTAAAAGGATTAAAGCCGAGGCGGGAGATTATCAGCACCTCTTGAACATATACATGGCTTTAAGACGGTGATGGTCACGTTCACTAATCCACCGCGTCGTCTCCGTCATGATGACAGAATCTGCTGCAGACGCCATGCAAAtgagcgcttctcaccagcgcttcctgttgctaggttacaaagtTTCAATTAGCTCTGTATGCTAAAGTTTAAGGCATCTGCAGCAGCTTTAGACCTGAACTTAAATCCTCAAAAGACCGATTAGTttctcctccgccattgttgttgacagagCTGATACCAGAAGTCCCGCCCTGtacttgattttgattggtcagtcTCAGTGAGACTGCAGCGACAACAAAACAGCTGATGCCGAGGTCGTTTGAGCACCTAGGACATTAACCTGCCTTGATTAAGTCAAGAAGACCAAAACGCTGTCAGCTGACACCGTCGACTCTTACTCATTAAACTACTGGCCAATCCCAAACCTACAGGGCCGTTAGCCAATCCAGACGGAGTGTTGCTGATCTACAGTTTATTGGAAGAGTTATCAGATTATTTTTACAAAGACTCTGAGATTCTATTtcactggaaaaacaaaatttatttacaatttaaaatgactttCCAAGAGAGTAAAACACGGTGATGTTTGCAGGCAGCATGATGTCATCAAGTCGGTCATGTTGGGGTTTAAACCGGGTTATGATGAGTGACTGGAAGGGTGACGGACAGCAGCTCCATTTTAACCTGCGATACTGTAGACATCCTGCTGTTTCATAAACAACGACAACGCTGCGGGttcaaattcaataaaaaagaaaagactcaGATTTAGAGATTCATTTCAGGTGCTTAGCAACTAGCGTTGAGCTAATTGTGTATGGATGAGATGCAACAACGAAAAGTACATTTTGGAGAGACGGGGTGCTGAAATATTTCTGAAAGAGCAATCAATCAGCGCCAAGCTTCAGCGGGGAGACCGGACAGTTTTGAGACACTTAGGAGCCAGAGCTTCAGACTCAGAGCCATGACGTACTGCTCGGCTCCTGCCTGTCTGAAATCCacaatctcacacacagaaCCAAATCTAAACTCCAATTAAAGGTTTTGACTTTCATTTGCGAGCCTCTCTTGACCACCACTACTTATGGGTGGAGTgttagactgtgtgtgtgtgtgtgtgtgtgtgtgtgtgtgtgtgtgtgtgtgtgtgtgtgtgtgtgtgtgtgtgtgtgtgtgtgtgtgtgtgtgtgtgtgtgtgtgtgtgtgtgtggtgtgtgtgtgtgtgtgtgggctctgCGTGTacagcacatgtgaaaagaatAAATGTTGCAGTAAAAAGTGACACATGTACAAAATGCATCTGGAGTAAACATGCAGCCTGACACAATATCATCTCTATCTCTGTGTGGCGTCAGACATCTTTACTGTACCGcggcgccccccccccccccccctcctcccctcaggACCTCTTCTGTCGTCGTAATCTGGAGGTTCTGGGCACATTCTTGCTCCCTTTCCTCTGTGAGTGTGGATCTGGAACTAATAGAGGAGCCTGAGGATGCAGGCTTGACAGATAGGCCCCTCAGACTTGCGGGCAGCTGTTTTGGTTTGTCTGTGCCGTGTTATTGCTTGTGAGGGGGGGGCTCTGGGCCCGTTTCCCTGGAGTAAGCAGCTCCACTTCCACTGTGGTTTTGCTGCACTCTGAGACTGGAGATCCTTGGACTCTGCGTCAGCTAGAGGAAGgtgctgcagaggaggagggtcatgcttgagtgtttgtgtggagcCTTGTTGGAGGGGGTCTGCGTCGCGGCTGGAGGTCTTCCAAGGCACGTCCTCTTGGCCTTCTGCGGGTGAGGGTCTTCTTCCCCTGGATCACTCGGCTTGCTCCTCTTGCTCCTGCTTGTCTCCTGACTGATTGCATGTTGGCAGGAAGCTATGGAGGCCCCACGTGGGTCGGGTCTGTCTGGAGGACTACTCTCAGCCTGCTGCTCCCGGGTCTGGCCCCACTTCACAATCTGAGCTCCAGCTTCATTTAAGGCTCTGGGACCGGCTCCTGGTGGTCTGCCGCCTTCTCTTCAGAGCTGGACTCAGTCTCTTTGGGGCTTAATTCTGACTCTCTATGTTCCCCTCTTTGGTTTCTGGGCCAGGCTCTCTGGTCCATCAGCCGCTCCCCCGTGCTGGAGCCACAGCGCTCTCGTTGGACACTGGCTTGTTTGGCTCTGAGAAAAAGTGAAAAGGAAACGAGATGTGAGCAGATACTCGAGTGTCCTCTCTTGACTGACGGGGGTTGGAAAAGGTTCTGCGTTAGAGCATACTTACATCTTTTGAAGTGcagtctctttgtttttgtggagCTGTTTAACGGCTCTTGGGTTTCTCCCACTCTGGAAAAATACTCCGATCTGCTTTGTTCTTCTGCTCGCTCTACGGAGGACAAACAGAGTCAACACAAAGAAGTATTATTCCTGGCGTCGCCTGGAAAGGTTTGATTTGTCTTCTCCACAATGATAATGTGATGAATTcaattaaaagataaaataatcaGAGGATCAGGTTCTGAACATTGACCCTCCTGTGTTCAGACTGTTACCTCATCATCTGAATTATGATTTATGTTGTTCTATAACGCCTTTAAagacactcactcactccccaGATGGCACAGAGGATTAGTCCCTCACTTACTGCTGTCAGGAGCAACCACCTCAAAGGCTTTGAAAAATAATCAGCGTCTTGTCAGAGTGTGACGTGTTCCTCTGCTGTCTGAGGTTTAAAGTGAAGCTCGCAGCCTGAGGCACAGTTACTAAATGGTTAAAACTGTGTTGACAAGTTAAAACAGAGATTAAAGCGGGATCATTAAGAGATGATGGAGCGAGGCAGAGGAAAAATACAACTGAGGCTCCTTCATGTAAAAAAAGCAAATAGAACGTCTCATGagataaaaacatttgtaaaggAGGGAAGCGTTATTGTTCGTTGACTTCAGCGGTTTTCACACTCTGAAATGTGATGTTGCTTGGTCATATATGTTTCTGACCGGAGAGGAAGGGGTGGGGAGCTGGGAGCAAGGTGCAACaaactctggtgttgaaaatgaagccaatgctacCACTCtgcaatgaaaggcgtctgatccaaccttcacaacagggtcctaagtctctgactagactcttctcctctgtcgccccccggtggtggaatgaacttccaaactccatgtgatctgcagagtccctctgcactttaagaaaaagctaaagacccagctctttcatgaatacctactaacttaatgatgatggtctccatatcattgatgatgatgatggtaatgacgatggtttttgtttgataatgacgacttataagatggtttctatactgattagagctctcaagaactgccctcaatgttgtgctttgctcTGGTcaacttcctgtcagcacctgtgtgtccaatcagactcaaagctgatcgtttgctcttactcacattgttcccttttttctagatccttgcttgtgttgttcttactctctgatgtacgtcgctttggataaaagagtctgctaagtgaattgtagaattgtagatgctgaagtgtaaaatcctgcagttcctggagtgtccactagaggctggctgcagaagcacaggaagtcacatacacacccattctaaaaagcctgtttttacagcagagatgaacatgtttacagcctggttcaaaaaaccaaataggtgtgattagctcatgtctggatggacacacactgtacggggggtggatgttttgatgactcatcagttttgatttgatgaaggataattCAGCTCACACCGATTTAACTAAGAAAGGAGAAAGTCTgagtaaaatgtgtgtaaaaaaacatggctgTTTACATTCATGTAAGTAGCTAACCATGagtttttgttcatgtgtgaaaacaacatttaattttCAAGATCACTTAACAAAGCAAGGCTCCTAATCACTCCCCATTGTTAACAGTTTCTTGCTTTCTGTCTACTTTAAAGTGATGAATCATCCCTCCTATAAACACTACACCCTTTAACACTAAAGATTAAAAAGTAAACTCAAAGCTGGCTGCAACGATTAGCTCAGGGTTGAAAGTTCAACATACCCGCATACTGAGGGGAACCTCTGAGGCAGAACAAGGAGCGGGCCCAAAAGATTGGATCTCACCAACATGTGCCCTCAACAGGCCACTAATGAAGGTTAATAACAGGTCCTTTCCTCGGCTGACCTCAAACAGACTCTGGATTTATGAGAGACCCTGTGGTAAATTGAGCAGAAAGTAAAGGTTGAGAGCCTGACAGGTTATCACAAGTGAGGGAGTATCTGAGTCGCTCTGGTTCAGAGATTAAACCTGAATAAGCAGCAAACAAGTGAATAGATTCAATACTTGAGTTTTAAAGTGGTAAGAGGAACGACACGGCAAACATTCATCAAAGACGGCGACTAGAGCCTGAATGATGCGTTGCACCTGATGGGTCAGTAAAAAACTGAAGATATTCAAACTGCTATGATAAAAAAGTGTAAGTCAACCATTTTCTGATAATCATTGATCACAACTGTGTAGGGATGTTCCTCGCTAATTACCTAGTTCGTCAAAGAGTCAGAagcttcctccttcaaaataaaatacagacttctcctaaagtaaagtaACCGGCGGTTAGCCTGTGCTAGCGTGAGTTAGCTTGCAGTAttggtacaagcagtaaacgtccacactacgtcctgcagggggcggggcttctgggggaggggcccagtttgattGTCGTGATTACAAATATTTCTACTGACTttgcctttaaaaacaaattcatattATCACTAACCTGCTGGTCTAAAGGTgagaaaacaatcagaaatcaaTCACAATTTAGCAAAGTTTTTTTGAAATTGTTTGTTGGTAAACAATGAAATTTGGTTTGGTcgagtgtggctaacattagcagtgctAACACTTTTTTGCTTGAGTAGGAAGAAAGGTTAATGTACAGGCAGGCGATGTACTTCAATATGTCAGACCACAGACTTGGACCATTGGCTGACTGGTGACCTGGTATAGCCTATTAGGGCTTTTAGGGGCTTTGGGAATGCTAACAGCTATTGGGTGCAGTGTTGGTAAGGATGCTAACATTGCACACAATTAAAATACTTACATGCTGATGTTTTGCAGGTATGATGTGTACAAAGTTCTCCAACATTAGCACAACTAATgagcacaaaacacaaagtgtagCTGAGGATGTTGCAGATATTTGGTCCAAACCAAACATTTGGGTTAAACAAACATTTGggttaaataattattttttggaCGGATGAGCATGCACCCAACGTGCAGAGGCCACGATTGGCGCGGCCATCCGGTGTTCGAGACCAACCATCAACTTTAGCCACATTGTTCCCTACTCTTTCCTCACAAAATGTCTTCACTGTCCAATCTAAATAAAGccttcaaatataaaaatgtgacaGATGATAGCAAACCATTCCAGAGAAAAATGTCACTCCTTAAGCCTGAATATCAACCCTCTGGGACGCTGGCAGTAAAGTCAAGAAACCAAAAGTCAGGGAGGTGTATCCTGTGGGGATTAGGAGTGTCTGCACCAAATATTTTGCCAATCCATGGAGTAAATACTGAAATGTTTGATATGTAAGTCAGAGTTCTAACGTGCTGGTGACGTAAGATAAAAGGTCACAGATTCACTCAAGTATTTGAGTTTATCCACTTTACCCAAATTCAGCCATCAAGCAGTTGTTGGAGCTGTAATAGTTGGGTCCGAGGTGGTGGATGAACCGACATGAGAGCCCTGTCACTAGCAGCCTATTGCAGTGGGAAAACACAACCAGACAGAAGTTAAATGTTGGAAAATTTGAGGTTACGTCcacaatgtttatttaaaatcagCCATTTTCAGATCGTTACTTTTCCATAAACTGTTTGGTGAAATGATCAATGTGAACTCTTAGAGGGGGAAAACCAATGTGGTAAGTTTGGCATCCACCAGTTCCTGTGAGcacggagaaaaaaaacccattaacGTCCTCTCCCACTTCTTCTGTCATGATACCAATGACAACAGTTGACCTGACACCCAAGAGAGAAGAATTCAGTTTCTCATGCTGCAAAGACAAACTGGGGCAAAGCTCGAGACCATGCAACAGCACTGCGGTGTGGACGGGATAACGAGGCCAGACGGAGGTGAGGGAGGGGATTGATTCAGGAGGCTGAGCGACAAGGAAGTGGGCGGAGATGACGAGGAAACAAGGGACAAGATACAACAGAATGAAGAATAGAAATGAGAGCGTTAAAGGggaggcacaacaaaagaagaggcACCCGCCCCCGCCCCTCCCAGAGTCATGTTGCTTGACCTCCACAGTCTCTCCAGCATGCCCACAAACACAAGAATCCCCACACAGGATGTCCTCCACAGGCTGCCCTTTGTGCAGAGAGGGAGTCGTGCCACAGTGTGGGCAGAAGTTCAGACTTTACACTCTCTCATGTCTGGAGCTGCAGCTAGCCTTGGATTTGGATTTGGGACAGtgacacacataaaaaaatctgcatttgCCTACgcactcacacacccacacccaccccaacaacaacaacaacaattctGAGAAAGGTGTGGGTGCTTGTCATTTGCATTGTAGAGCCTTGATGTGTATTCTCTTTTGGTTGAGATTTGAATTAATGCTGTTTGAAAGTGAACttgaaagaagaagaatcaaCAGGGAGCCGAGGGGAGGATCTCTGGGAAAGTTTAGTGCTGTTCTGTTCCTGTCGCACGACTTCAAAAGAgcgagaggaggaaggagggacaGAAAGAACAGAGCGATGAGAGAGAGTAAGGCATGAATCATGATGTTCAAGGGTCCAGGGGTTGGATATTCTGCATATAGCTACTAGACTCTTGACAttaaaggcagagagagagagagagagagaaggtgcaTGAACATTACAAATATCACTCTATCTGGATTAAACTGTAAGCATTGTGTGGGAACCAAGCTGGCCTAATCTTGTTCGGAATGATGCAAACTCCCAATAGCTGGAAAGTGTCCCATGTAACAGGAGGGAGGGGTGGTGGTGAATAAGAATTTCTACCAGCCGCCGCCACCACaaccacctctctctctctctctctctctctctctctctctctcttctctctctctcttctctctctctctctctctctctctctctctctctctctctctctctctctctctctctctctctttctctctctctctctctctctctctctctctctctctttctctctctctctgcaacaAGGGTTTACCCCCCCTGCCGCCAGCCAGTCTGTTCGCCCCCACACAAAGCTGCACAACACTTCTCATGATGCAACACgtagagcagagaggaacaGTGCCCTCCCCGGCCCCGGAGCCTCCAGAACAACACGGCTCCACCACGGGAGCTGCAACAAGACAAGCACATCTGGATGTCAGATTATAAGAGATAAACTGCCGAAATGAGGGCGAGGAGAGCGCAGTGAATGAATCACTCGGTTTTAAAATGATACCGGTGCAGACTCTTACAGAAGTTTGCCTTAACTCCTAATGACTCCTGGAGACAACTTCAAAAGATAAGCAGCCACAGGCTCCATAAAATACAGTCGCTGCCGTTTAAGATCAGGCTAAGACACAAATAAGGAGATTAAGTGGGTTACCTTTGCAGCTGCACATGAAAGTAAAGCACAGATACAGCCTCTTCTGTTTAGAGGATGACTTAACATAGAGGTTCATAATATATATTCTGCAAGAAAGCTAACATTCAGGAGCTCATAGCATGCTTCTTGCAGCTTGATGACCATGCATTTTGTACTTTATTCAACAGACTTATTAAGGGCCAAAGAGAGTCCCAAGAGAGGCATTGCAAACTCCAAGCTGGAGTTCAAACATG is part of the Labrus bergylta chromosome 10, fLabBer1.1, whole genome shotgun sequence genome and encodes:
- the slx4ip gene encoding LOW QUALITY PROTEIN: protein SLX4IP (The sequence of the model RefSeq protein was modified relative to this genomic sequence to represent the inferred CDS: inserted 1 base in 1 codon; deleted 1 base in 1 codon), with the translated sequence MAPHKFVIKCGNFVVLVDLHVLPLGGRVDASWFTADRVKEVTGLVRDAVDQRVKLYIESLNTPRRAKQKKELPPAKSLFAKGERFSLVANFLKRHFNLRCIVKQRYGDLRVFPERYVVCASCPEDASALRGNLSPAAVSAVYTPLFPLPVAWQIRPALCVIIGMCCQMDVVLSGLIQYKQRELEGGSLVVELSLARTSSVVCKGKIPDSTAEERAEEQSRSEYFSRVGETQEPLNSSTKTKRLHFKRCKAKQASVQRERCGSSTGERLMDQRAWPRNQRGEHRESELSPKETESSSEEKAADHQEPLPANMQSVRRQAGARGASRVIQGKKTLTRRRPRGRALEDLQPRRRPPPTRVQGSPVSECSKTTVEVELLTPGKRAQSPPLTSNNTAQTNQNSXPASLRGLSVKPASSGSSISSRSTLTEEGSKNVPRTSRLRRQKRS